CGAGGACCTCATGGTCATCGAGCGCTACAGCCACGTGATGCACATCGTCTCGCAGGTGCGCGGGAAGCTCGACGCGAAGTACGACGCGCTCGACGCCCTTGCCTACACCTTCCCCGCGGGCACGGTGTCCGGCGCCCCGAAGATTCGCGCCATGCAGATCATCGACGAGCTGGAGCCCACGCGCCGCGGCCCCTACGCGGGCGCGGTGGGCTACCTGTCCTTCTGCGGCGCGCTCGACCTGGCCATCGCCCTGCGCACCTTCTTCGTCGACGGAGACCGCACCATGTGGGAGGCGGGCGCGGGCCTCGTGGCGGACTCGGTGCCGTCGAAGGAAGCGGATGAGACGGAGGCCAAGGCGCGGGTGCTCGCCACGGCCCTGAAGCAGGCGCGTGAGGGAGGTGTGCGGTGATCCTCGTCATCGACAACTACGACTCGTTCACCTTCAACCTCGTGCAGCTCCTCTACACGCTGGGAGCCGAGGTGAAGGTGGCTCGCAACGATGAGATCGACGCCGCGGGCGTGGCGGCCTCGGGGGCGTCGCACCTGGTGGTGTCGCCGGGGCCGTGCACGCCGGCGGAGGCCGGGGTGAGCATGGAGGCCATCCGCGGCGCGAAGGTGCCGGTGCTGGGCGTGTGCCTGGGCCACCAGTCCATCGGGGCCGTCTTCGGCGGCAAGGTGGTGCGGGCGCCGGAGCCGGTGCACGGCAAGACGGCGGCCATCCGCCACGAGAACCGCGGCCTCTTCGAGGGCATGTCCCAGGGCTTCCAGGCGGCGCGCTACCACTCGCTGGTGGTGGAGGCGGCGAGCCTGCCGGCGGAGCTGGAGGCCACGGCGTGGACGCCGGACGGGCTCATCATGGGCCTGCGGCACCGCGAGCGGCCCGTGGTGGGCCTGCAGTTCCACCCCGAGAGCGTCCTCACCCCCGAGGGCCCGAAGCTGGTTCGCAACTTCCTCGACGGGCGCCTGTAGTCAGGCGTCCCGGAGCGGGGCCCGTGCACCTCGCCGGGCCCCGGGCGTTCAGTCGCGCGGAACGGTCTCGACGCCGAGCGCCTCGCGCGCGAAGCGAACCATGCGCTCCATCAGCGGCTGCATGAGCTCCAGCGGGTGCCGGCCGGACCGGTCCGCCACCGACTCCAGCTTCTCCTTGCAGCGCAGGTCCATGCAGAGGTTGATGCCCACCCGGCGCTTCGAGTTCACGTCCGTGGTGAGCAGTCCGATCTCGTCCGCCGCTCCGTACGAGTGGCACCAGTCGCACATGCAGGAGCCCGGCCCACCGCCCTGAGAGTCCCGGCGGAACGAGATACCCATGGGCCGCCTGCTGTCGCCCGGCGAGGGAAGCATCAGGAAGACGCGCGTCCCAGCGGGCTCGGTCCACGCCAGGTAGTCGCGGACGAAGAGCGGGAACTTGATGCCCTCGGGGAGCTCGAGCGTCTTCCGGTCTCTCGGGCGGAATGCTTGCAGGAGGTCTTTCTCTGTCTCGATCCGGAACATGTCATCTCCCTGGGCGGCCTGAGCGCCTGTGCACCCCCTTCATAAGATCTTGGGTGGAGTGGGTGCACGCTCTTGAAAAGCACGAGCGCCCGGCGGGTCGGCCGCTGGTCACCCGAGCAGCCGCGCGGAGTCCGCGATCAGCTTCCGCACCAGCTCCGCCGCGGGAAGCTCCTGGGAAAGCGGCGCGGCCTGGCCCGACCAGAGCGTCATGAAGCGGGGGTCGTTCCGGGCCGCCGCTGCGCTCCGCAGCGGGCTCGTGGCCGCGTGCTGGAGGGGGAAGGGGAGGATGTCCTCCGAATTCCCGAGCTCCTCCGTGAGGACGTTGGGGAGGCCGCGCGCCGGCCGGCCGGAGAGGGCCCGGGTGATGAGGGTCGACTCGTCCCGCGCCGCACGGAGCGCGGCCTTGTAGGCGGCGGAGGCACCCGATTCCGGACAGCGCAGGAAGGCCGTCCCCAGCTGCACGCCACTGGCCCCGAGCATGCGCGCGGCGGCGATCCCCCGCCCGTCCATGATGCCCCCGCTCGCCACCACCGGCAGGCGCACGGCGTCGACCACCTGGGGGACCAGGGCCATGGTGCCCACCATCCCGGCGTCGAAGGGCTCCGCGAAGGTGCCCCGGTGTCCGCCCGCCTCGCTGCCCTGCACGACGATGACGTCCACCCCCGCGGCCTCGAGCAGCTTCGCTTCACGCACGTTCGTGGCGGTGCCCATGAGCACCATCTTCCGCGCCTTCAGCCGCTCGAGCTCCGCGGGCGGCGGAATTCCCATCGTGAAGCTGAAGAGCCGGACCCCCGTCTCCAGGACGGCGTCCACCTGCTCCTCGAAGGGAGGGAAGGGCGAGGTCGGTGGCCGAGGCGGCGGAAGCCCGAGCTCCTGGTGATGCCGGGCCAGCACCGCCAGCATCCGGCTCGGGTCGACCTCGCCGGGAGAGGGCTGGGGCGCGAAGAGGTTGATGGAGTAGGGCCGGTCGGTGAGCTCCCTCACCCGCTGGCCGAACCGCACGATGTCCTCAGGCTTCAGGTAGGCGGCTCCCACCGAGCCCAGCCCGCCCGCGTTCGAGACGGCGGCGACCAGCTCCGGCGTCGTGCTGCCTCCCGCCATCGGAGCCTGGATGAGAGGGTGCTCGATTCCGAGCAGGGTCGAGAGCTGACGCCACGTGTCCATCGGCCTACCTCCTCGTGAGTCTTCGGCATCAAGACATACGCGGCGTCATGACGAAATCATGAAGAAGAGAGGGCCCCCTCATGATGCTCGATGAGGGGCGCTTATCGGATGATGCTCACGTCTCGTTGATGGAGGTGGCCCATGATGAAGCGCATCACTCGTCCTGTGTCCCGCTGGTGCCTCCCGCTCCTCCAGGTGCTGTCCGTCCTCTGCTGCGTGGGTTGTGTCACCCCTTCCAGCTCCGCCCCCTCCCAGAAGCCTGGAGGGAACATCTCGTGGCCGGGCAGGAAGGACATCTCGGAGGTCTCGAACCTGGGCGCCATGGATGGAGGGGCGGCGCTCGCAGCCAGTGTCGTCATTCGTGAGGTCGTCCAGTCGCTCGGGCCCCAGAGCGAGCTCTTCGCCAGGTGCCCGAGTCCGGCGGAGGCGCTGGATGTCCGGGTCACCCGGTGGCGGGGCCTGTATTACGTCTACGTGGACGAGCGCTTCGACAGGTGCGGCGGCACGAGGAACCGCATCCCCGGCTGGTTCGAGTCCTATGCCGTGTCGCCCGCGGGCGTGGTGCTCGCGCGTCGCGGGAATGGCCTCTGATTCAAGGCGGCGCCACTTCCCGGAAGGGTAGCACCCAGCCGTGGAGATCGTCCCACGGTCCCACCGTGGTCAGGTTCACGGTGGGATCCACGAGCCTCTGGCGCGGCCGGCCATTGAGGCTCGCGAAGGCATCCACCCGCACCTCCACCCCGGGGTGTCCCCGCTCGGCGAAGTGGCGCGCCAGGTAGTGCGCGAACGTCAGCAGCATGTCCGGCTGCGTGGCCATCATCCTCACCTGGAAGGGCGTGAGGTGCTCCCTCGGCGACACCACCCAGCGCTTCCCGGTGCCGGGCTCCGTCACGCGGAACTCGGCCAGGCCGTCCTTCTCCATCAGCATCACGTTCCACGAGAAGCGGAAGCCCTCCTCCGTCCACATCACCTCTCCCGGATAGAGCAGGTGCCGGAACGGCAGCAGGCACTGCATCCCGATGAAGGCCACGGCCAGCGCCGGCCCCACCCACGCGCTTCTCGAGGGCGGTGCCTGTGCGACCTGGGGCTCGGGGGGGCGCACCGGCCGGCGGAGGACGCGGCTCGCGAGCCGCCTCGGCCAGTCGGGCGGGAAGAAGAGCAGGGCGCCCGCGATCATCAACCACGGGAACATGCCGATGGGGAAGAGCAGCCGGGTGATGACGTGGAACCCCACCACCGCCGCGTAGGCCAGCCACCTCGTGCGCCGCCACAGCAGCGCGGGCACCACGCACAGGTCGAACACCGCTCCCGCGATGCTGAAGGCATGCGGCGCCCAGGGTTGCTCGAAGAGCCGGCCGAGTACCGGCAGATCCGTGCTCGCCGCCAGCCAGCTCTTCATTGGTTGCGCGTGGATGAGCCAGTCGCTCTTCAGCTTGGCCACGCCTCCGAAGAAGTACACGAGGCCCACCTGCGCCCGCAGCAGCCACAGCCACCATGCTCGCGCCGCTCCGGGGGTGTGCAGCGGGAGCAGCACCAGCACCAGCCCGACCAGCGAGATGAAATAGTAGTGGTTCAGGTAGTACGTCTTGTCGATCAGGTGCGCGTACGTGAACGTGAGCAGGAACGTGAGCGCGCTCACCCGGTACGCCACCCCGAGCGCGATGCCCAGCGCTCCCAGCCCCATCAGCCCGAAGTGGATGTACATGCCCACCCCCGGCCACGGGCGGATCCACTCGAAACCCGTGAAGGGGAAGAGCACTCGCGGCGCCAGGTAGTGGTCGTGGATCCACCCGTACGCGAAGAAGCGCGCCACCGCGATCACCATCAACAGTCCGAAGGTGACCCGGTATGCCACGAGTGAGGCTGCATCCACGGGCCCCAGAAGGGCCTCGCGGAGCCGTTGGTGGGTCGCGCGGAGGGAGAAGCCGGGGTCCGCGCTACCCTCACCCCCGCCCCTCTCCCGGTGGGAGAGGGGAGTGGTGCTCTCAGTCACCATCGTTGTCGTTGAACTTGAGCGTCACGCCCAGGTTCGCCACTACTTCCGAGGTGAGCGTGGCTCTCAGGTTGGCGATGGCCGCTCGGGCGCTCTCCACCGACTCGCGGTGGTTGTAGAGCGCCGTGCGCAGTGGCGGCGGAATGGCTTCCAGTGCCGTGCGCACCGCCGCCAGGTCCCCTCGCACCGTCTCATCCAGGTCCTTGTTGCTGGCTGACACCACCCGCGACAGGCCTCCGTCCCCGTTCGGTCCGAGCCAGACGCGCTCCATTCCTTGGAGCGTGTCCATCAGGTCCTTCAGCGTGTTGTCGCTGCGCCGCGTCTCCTCCTGGTCCGGACGGATGGTGCCTCCCGTGTCGAACCCGAGCGGCTTCGACAGCTTCAGCTCCGCCGTCTCCACGCTGGCGATCAGCCGGTTGACCACCTCGTCCACCGCGTCCTTCTGCGTGGCGTACTTGCTCCCGCTGCTCCCCGCGCTGGAGAGCTGCGCGATGAAGTTGCCCTGCTCCGGCTCCCACTCCGTGCGCACCGCCCTGGCGTCCTTGCTCAGCACCGCCCCGAGCGCCTTCAGGTACGCCCGGCGCCTCGTGCCCGCGTTCCCCTCCGCCGTGAGCCGCGAGAGCACCGCCGCGTTGCCTCCCTCCGCGTCGAACAGCACGTACTCCATCGCCAGCATGCCCTTGCGGTTCGCCCCCAGCTCCGCGACCGTGTTCTCGTCGAGCGGCGTGCTCCCCGCCAGCAGGCTGTCGATGCCCGTCGTGCTGGGCACCTGATCCACGGCAGCTCCCGTGTGCAGCTCCTCCGAGGGTCCGACGTGGAAGGACTCCTGCGTCGACCACGGGATGCGAACGGCCCGCCACGCGGACTGGGCCGCGGTGAGCGTCGCCTCCGTGGGCGTGGCCTCCAACGTCGCCAGCGCTCCGGCCAGCGCCTCGGCGCGCGTGTCGAAGTCCCGGTACGTGGGGAGGATGACGTCGCTGCCCAGCTCCTTCAGGAAGGCGGAGCGCAGGGCGGTGTTCTGGGAATCACCGCAGCTCGCCAGCGCGAGCGACAGCAGGACGGCGGCGGGGATGACACGGCGGAAGAGGGGGCTCACAGCGACTCCAGGAAGCGCAGCAGTGCCGCGCGATCAGTGGCGGACAGGTTGCGGAAGCGCTCCCGCGAGCGCTCGGCCTCGCCGCCGTGCCAGAGGATGGCCTCCTCCAGCGAGCGCGCGCGGCCATCGTGCAGGAAACGCGTGTGACGGTTGACCGTCTCCACCAGCCCGATACCCCACAACGGCGGCGTGCGCCACTCACGCCCCGTGGCCTCGTAGTCCGGGCGGTCGTCGGCCAGCTCAGGCCCCATGTCGTGCAGCAGCAGGTCCGTGTACGGGAAGATGACCTGCTTCGACAGCTCCGGCGCATCCTCCAGCGTGCCCGTCTCGTAACGCGGCACGTGGCACACCGCGCAGTCCAGCTCGCGGAAGAGGCGCCGCCCGCGCAGCACCTCGGGCTCGTCCACGTTCCGTCGCGCGGGCACCGCCAGCATCCGCGTGTAGAACGTCACCTGCTCCAGCTTCTGCGCTTCCAGCTCGGGCACGCCTCCAGAGGGAGCCTCCCGGCACACCTGCTGCGCGGCGGTGCACTCCTCCTCGGGGAACAGGTCCGAGGTGATGCCGATGTCCCCCCGGAAGGCTCCCGCGTTCTGCTGGCGCAGGGAGGGCTGGTTGGCCTTCCAGCCGAAGCGGCCCACGCGCACCTCGCCGTGCTCCACGTCCCAGACATGGTTGATGCGGCCGGAGATGCCATCCCCATTCTTGTCGTCCGGATCCGCGAGCGCCTCCAGCGCCGAGTCCGGAATGGCCTCCAGCAGGCCGAGGCCCACCATGGCCGGTGCCACGCGC
This is a stretch of genomic DNA from Archangium violaceum. It encodes these proteins:
- a CDS encoding anthranilate synthase component II, whose product is MILVIDNYDSFTFNLVQLLYTLGAEVKVARNDEIDAAGVAASGASHLVVSPGPCTPAEAGVSMEAIRGAKVPVLGVCLGHQSIGAVFGGKVVRAPEPVHGKTAAIRHENRGLFEGMSQGFQAARYHSLVVEAASLPAELEATAWTPDGLIMGLRHRERPVVGLQFHPESVLTPEGPKLVRNFLDGRL
- a CDS encoding FBP domain-containing protein — encoded protein: MFRIETEKDLLQAFRPRDRKTLELPEGIKFPLFVRDYLAWTEPAGTRVFLMLPSPGDSRRPMGISFRRDSQGGGPGSCMCDWCHSYGAADEIGLLTTDVNSKRRVGINLCMDLRCKEKLESVADRSGRHPLELMQPLMERMVRFAREALGVETVPRD
- a CDS encoding NAD(P)H-dependent flavin oxidoreductase — its product is MDTWRQLSTLLGIEHPLIQAPMAGGSTTPELVAAVSNAGGLGSVGAAYLKPEDIVRFGQRVRELTDRPYSINLFAPQPSPGEVDPSRMLAVLARHHQELGLPPPRPPTSPFPPFEEQVDAVLETGVRLFSFTMGIPPPAELERLKARKMVLMGTATNVREAKLLEAAGVDVIVVQGSEAGGHRGTFAEPFDAGMVGTMALVPQVVDAVRLPVVASGGIMDGRGIAAARMLGASGVQLGTAFLRCPESGASAAYKAALRAARDESTLITRALSGRPARGLPNVLTEELGNSEDILPFPLQHAATSPLRSAAAARNDPRFMTLWSGQAAPLSQELPAAELVRKLIADSARLLG
- a CDS encoding HTTM domain-containing protein → MAYRVTFGLLMVIAVARFFAYGWIHDHYLAPRVLFPFTGFEWIRPWPGVGMYIHFGLMGLGALGIALGVAYRVSALTFLLTFTYAHLIDKTYYLNHYYFISLVGLVLVLLPLHTPGAARAWWLWLLRAQVGLVYFFGGVAKLKSDWLIHAQPMKSWLAASTDLPVLGRLFEQPWAPHAFSIAGAVFDLCVVPALLWRRTRWLAYAAVVGFHVITRLLFPIGMFPWLMIAGALLFFPPDWPRRLASRVLRRPVRPPEPQVAQAPPSRSAWVGPALAVAFIGMQCLLPFRHLLYPGEVMWTEEGFRFSWNVMLMEKDGLAEFRVTEPGTGKRWVVSPREHLTPFQVRMMATQPDMLLTFAHYLARHFAERGHPGVEVRVDAFASLNGRPRQRLVDPTVNLTTVGPWDDLHGWVLPFREVAPP
- a CDS encoding imelysin family protein: MSPLFRRVIPAAVLLSLALASCGDSQNTALRSAFLKELGSDVILPTYRDFDTRAEALAGALATLEATPTEATLTAAQSAWRAVRIPWSTQESFHVGPSEELHTGAAVDQVPSTTGIDSLLAGSTPLDENTVAELGANRKGMLAMEYVLFDAEGGNAAVLSRLTAEGNAGTRRRAYLKALGAVLSKDARAVRTEWEPEQGNFIAQLSSAGSSGSKYATQKDAVDEVVNRLIASVETAELKLSKPLGFDTGGTIRPDQEETRRSDNTLKDLMDTLQGMERVWLGPNGDGGLSRVVSASNKDLDETVRGDLAAVRTALEAIPPPLRTALYNHRESVESARAAIANLRATLTSEVVANLGVTLKFNDNDGD
- a CDS encoding di-heme oxidoredictase family protein, with amino-acid sequence MRRTISLLLLLACACGEEGPEPGEELSGGETTVHDTTRNAFTLAARNLQGERRDAFFVGNALFNRNWVTAPSSTEGLDGLGPTFNAPSCAACHFKDGRGKPPTEPDEKPLSLLFRLSIPGQDAHGGPVGDATYGGQLQPQSILGVPAEGHVALSHTPREGSYGDGTAYTLEEPHYTLVDLAFGPAHPELMMSPRVAPAMVGLGLLEAIPDSALEALADPDDKNGDGISGRINHVWDVEHGEVRVGRFGWKANQPSLRQQNAGAFRGDIGITSDLFPEEECTAAQQVCREAPSGGVPELEAQKLEQVTFYTRMLAVPARRNVDEPEVLRGRRLFRELDCAVCHVPRYETGTLEDAPELSKQVIFPYTDLLLHDMGPELADDRPDYEATGREWRTPPLWGIGLVETVNRHTRFLHDGRARSLEEAILWHGGEAERSRERFRNLSATDRAALLRFLESL